From Helicobacter sp. MIT 99-5507:
TCTTTTAATTTTTGAATATTTCTTGATAATGTTTCTTGGCTAATATTTAACATTTGAGAAATAAATTTTTTATTTAAATCATTGAATATATTTGGTCTTTTACTAAGTATTGAAGCAAGTTTTGCTTTTGCATCATATATCATATTTATATTTATTATATTTTCTTGATCTTCTATTAGTTTATTTGCTCGATCTAACATATTTAGACTTAGATTTATATCTTCTTTTATCATTTCTTTAAAGCTTTCAGAATTTATGCTTAAAATCCTACAATTTTTTAAACAAAAAATATTATTGTATGAATATTTACTAATTAATGCTTGATAATTAATAAGCGGTGGATTCCCTTGATTGATGCAACTATTTGCATATATATTTATGATAACTTCATTATCAAATTTATTAATTTTATAGATTTTTACGCAACCATGTAATAAAAAATGAATGCTATCCATTGGATCATCTTCATAGTATAAAATAGTATCTCTTGGATATTCTTTTACATGTGTTATACTAATGATTTTATCAAATGTTTCTTGAGATATATTTCTAAAATCTTCCATACTATCGATAGATTTTTTTAAATCTAGCAAACAAGATAACGGACAACTTTTTGACTTAAGCATAAAATTACCCTCTTATTCAAAATAATGCATTATTTTATATCCACCATCATCTAAATATTTATCTTTTTGCATTAATTTCAAATCAGAATCTATCATATCATCAATCAATTTATAAAGATCATATTTTGGTTGCCATTTTAGTTTTTCTTTTGCTTTTGTAGGATCTCCAATGAGTAAATCTACTTCAGTTGGACGAAAATACCTAGGATCAACACACACTACTTCACTACCCTCTTTTACTTTATATTTACCACTGCATCTTTTTATATATCCTTTTTCATCTACTCCACTACCACTCCACTCTATTTCTATATCAAGTTTATTGAAGGCTAATTCTACAAATTTTCTAACTTCAGTTGTAATCCCTGTTGCTATTACAAAATCATCAGCTTCTTCTTGTTGTAATATTAAATACATCGCTCTTACATAATCTTTTGCATGCCCCCAGTCTCTTTTTGCACTCAAATTTCCTAAATAAAGCTTATTTTGTAATCCTAAAGCAATTTTACATACTGCTCTAGTAATCTTTCTAGTAACAAAAGTCTCCCCTCGAATAGGACTTTCATGATTAAATAAAATACCATTACAAGCAAACATATTATATGCTTCTCTATAATTTACAGTAATCCAATAAGCATATAGTTTTGCTACAGCATAAGGACTTCTAGGATAAAATGGAGTTTTTTCATCTTGTGGCACTTTTTGCACTAAACCATATAATTCACTTGTTGATGCTTGATATATTTTTGTTTGATTAATTAATCCTAGAATCCTAATAGCCTCTAGCAATCTTAATGTGCCAAGCCCATCTGCATTTGCAGTGTATTCTGGTGTCTCAAAGCTAACTGCTACATGACTCATTGCTGCTAGGTTATAAATCTCATCTGGTTGAACTTCTTGCACAATTCTAATTAGATTCGTAGAATCCACTAAATCACCATGATGTAATCTAAATCGCCCATCACCTTCATGCAGATCTTGATACAAATGATCGATTCTATCAGTGTTAAACAAAGAACTTCGTCTTTTTATTCCATGAACTTCATAACCATTATCTAATAAAAATTCTGCTAGATATGCACCATCTTGTCCTGTTATACCAGTAATTAAGGCTTTTTTCATAGTATTCCTTACGATATATTGAAGTATATTAGACATAATTTTGACATATTTAAGTAAAAAAAATATTTAAGTCAAAATAATATATTGCTTACTTACAGCAATTTATTTATATAAAATTTAATATTTCCCTTATTGATTTAAAACAAAAATCTACATATCTTTTTATCTTAAGATTTTAAAGTTTAAAGCATTAAGGCTTTAAAATACTAATATGTGAAAGGATATTATGTTAAGAAGAGACTTTTTAAAGAGCGCAGCTGTTGCCTCAGCTGCTGTTACTGCTGGAATGTCAGTCCCAAGTTCTTTAAGTGCAGCACAAGGTAGTGCTGAAAGTGGTTGGAAATGGGATAAGAGTGTTTGTAGATTTTGTGGAACTGGTTGTGGGATTATGGTCGCCACAAAAGATGGACAGATTGTTGCGGTGAAAGGTGATCCTGAAGCACCTGTAAATCGTGGGCTAAATTGTATAAAAGGATATTTTTGTGCAAAGATAATGTATGGAACAGATAGAATCACGCAGCCACTACTTAGATGTAATGATAAAGGCGAGTTTGATAAAAAAGGTAAGTTTAAACCAGTTAGCTGGAAAAGAGCCTTTGATGAGATGGAAAAACAATTCAAAAAAACCTATAATGAATTG
This genomic window contains:
- a CDS encoding Crp/Fnr family transcriptional regulator; protein product: MLKSKSCPLSCLLDLKKSIDSMEDFRNISQETFDKIISITHVKEYPRDTILYYEDDPMDSIHFLLHGCVKIYKINKFDNEVIINIYANSCINQGNPPLINYQALISKYSYNNIFCLKNCRILSINSESFKEMIKEDINLSLNMLDRANKLIEDQENIININMIYDAKAKLASILSKRPNIFNDLNKKFISQMLNISQETLSRNIQKLKDENIIGLDINKHLVVINENKLNSILKAE
- the gmd gene encoding GDP-mannose 4,6-dehydratase, which codes for MKKALITGITGQDGAYLAEFLLDNGYEVHGIKRRSSLFNTDRIDHLYQDLHEGDGRFRLHHGDLVDSTNLIRIVQEVQPDEIYNLAAMSHVAVSFETPEYTANADGLGTLRLLEAIRILGLINQTKIYQASTSELYGLVQKVPQDEKTPFYPRSPYAVAKLYAYWITVNYREAYNMFACNGILFNHESPIRGETFVTRKITRAVCKIALGLQNKLYLGNLSAKRDWGHAKDYVRAMYLILQQEEADDFVIATGITTEVRKFVELAFNKLDIEIEWSGSGVDEKGYIKRCSGKYKVKEGSEVVCVDPRYFRPTEVDLLIGDPTKAKEKLKWQPKYDLYKLIDDMIDSDLKLMQKDKYLDDGGYKIMHYFE